From a region of the Cololabis saira isolate AMF1-May2022 chromosome 8, fColSai1.1, whole genome shotgun sequence genome:
- the LOC133448235 gene encoding NACHT, LRR and PYD domains-containing protein 14-like isoform X1, which yields MDQCEDGEEGVPPSKTSLCGEHESRSKAQRNQPGPGPGPGPGPGPGPGPGPEPGPGPGPGPSCVYSKSDHSRGWLIEFKRDEKKRSALKRVHQKGNSLEHEPSCLSLKSDNSNDRLFNFKGDLHSSSERVDQQISESHSGPSIQQHQTQLDSIFQLLEDNIVLFVKNELKKIQKGLSPDYPESQEHVMQGEDEEQRRRCSDAFLKITVNFLRRMKQEELAKRLQRSSFAAVCKKRLKSKLKKKSQCVFEGIIKAGNPTLLKQIYTELYITEGGTGVVNDEHEVRQIEAASRKPDRAENTIRQEDIFKLPPGRDEPIRTVMTKGVAGIGKTVLTQKFTLDWAEGRTNQDIQFLLPFTFRELNVLKERKFSLVQLVHHFFTETREMCSFEEFQVVFIFDGLDESRLPLDFHNNEVLTDVTESTSVDVLLTNLIRGNLLPSARLWITTRPAAANQIPPECVSMVTEVRGFTDPQKEEYFRKRFREEKSTKILSHIKTSQSLHIMCHIPVFCWITATVLENVLENVLETREGGELPKTLTEMYIHFLVVQAKLKKVKYDGGAETDPHWSPESRKMIKSLGKLAFEQLQKGNLIFYEPDLRECGIDVREASVYSGVFTQIFREESSLYQDQVFCFIHLSVQEFLAALHVHQTFIKSGVNLLEEQRNTSKWFKKRAETDLYQTAMDKALQSPNGHLDLFVRFLLGLKLETNQNLLQGLLEPKQRRSQNNQETVEFIKKKISKDLSAERSINLFHCLNELNDRSLVEEVQESLRSGRLFTDELSPAQWSVLGFILLSSEDLEVFDLKKFSASEEVLRRLLPVVQASKKVVLSDCHLSGNICPLLSSVLSSQSSSLTELDLSSNHLQDSGLEQLCPGLESPHCPLESLRLSDCNLSEDICPLLSSVLSSQSSSLTELDLSNNDLQDSGLKKLCPGLESPHCHLESLRLSGCLISRKGCASLVSALRSKPSHLRELDLSYNHPGKSAGKLLSGLEDPRWRLDTLRVEPSGQRFLTPGLRKYSCQLTVDTNTVHKRIKLSDNNRKMMCVEEDQSYPGHSDRFNYYPQLLCREVLTGRCYWEVQWSGGVSVSVSYRRISRKEMNSNSRFGGNKHSWSLNCSDDGLYSVYHNNSVTSPSSSSSVFDRLAVYVDVPAGTLSFYSVSSDRLIHLHTFNTTFTEPLSPGFRFRSDPGSSVSLC from the exons atggaccagtgtgaggacggagaggagggagtccctccctctaaaacctctctgtgtggggaacatgagagtcggagcaaagctcagag gaatcaacctggacctggacctggacctggacctggacctggacctggacctggacctggacctgaacccggacctggacctggacctggacccagctGTGTGTATTCAAAGAGCGACCATTCAAGGGGCTGGttaattgaatttaaaagagatgaaaagaaaCGTTCTGCTCTAAAGAG GGTTCATCAGAAAGGAAACTCTCTTGAACATgaacccagctgtttgtccttgaagagtgaCAACTCAAATGATAGATTATTTAACTTTAAAGGAGATCTACATtcttcttcagagag agtggaccagcagatctcagagtcTCACAGTGGTCCGTCtatccagcagcatcagacacagctggactccatctttcag ctgctggaggacaacattgtcctgtttgtgaagaacgagctgaagaagatccagaagggtttgagtccagattacccagaatcccaaGAGCATGTGATGCagggtgaggatgaagagcagaggaggaggTGCAGTGACGCATTTTTGAAGATCACAGTAAACTTCCTGaggagaatgaagcaggaggagctggctaAGCGTCTCCAGAGAA gttcttttgctgcagtttgtaaaaagcggttgaagtctaagctgaagaagaagtcccagtgtgtgtttgaggggattattaaagcaggaaacccaacccttctgaagcagatctacacagagctctacatcacagagggagggactggagtggtcaacgatgaacatgaagtcagacagattgaagcagcttccaggaaaccagacagagcagaaaacaccatcagacaggaagacatctttaaactcccacctggaagagatgaaccaatcagaacagtgatgacgaagggagtggccggcatcgggaaaacagtcctaacacagaagttcactctggactgggctgaaggcaggaccaaccaggacatccagttcctgcttccattcaccttcagagagctgaatgtgctgaaagagagaaagttcagcttggtgcaacttgttcatcacttcttcactgaaaccagagaaatgtgcagctttgaagaattccaggtcgtgttcatctttgacggtctggatgagagtcgacttcctctggacttccacaacaatgaggtcctgactgatgttacagagtccacctcagtggatgtgctgctgacaaacctcatcagggggaacctgcttccttctgctcgtctctggatcaccacacgacccgcagcagccaatcagatccctcctgagtgtgtttccatggtgacggaggtcagagggttcactgacccacagaaggaggaatatttcaggaagaggttcagagaagagaAGTCCACCAAAATcctctcccacatcaagacatcacagagtctccacatcatgtgccacatcccagtcttctgctggatcactgctacggtcctggagaatgtcctggagaacgtcctggagaccagagagggaggggagctgcccaagaccctgactgagatgtacatccacttcctggtggtccaggccaaactgaagaaggtcaagtatgatggaggagctgagacggatccacactggagtccagagagcaggaagatgatcaaatctctgggaaaactggcttttgagcagctgcagaaaggaaacctgatattctatgaaccagacctgagagagtgtggcatcgatgtcagagaggcttcagtgtactcaggagtgttcacccagatctttagagaggagagcagcctgtaccaggaccaggtcttctgcttcatccatctgagtgtccaggagtttctggctgctcttcatgtccatcaaaccttcatcaagtctggagtcaacctgctggaggaacaaagaaacACCTCCAAGTGGTTTAAAAAAAGGGCAGAGACTGACCTCTATCAGACAGCTatggacaaggccttacagagtccaaacggacacctggacttgttcgtccgcttcctcctgggtctcaaactggagaccaatcagaacctcctGCAAGGTCTgctggaaccaaaacaaagaagatcacagaacaatcaggaaacagttgaattcatcaagaagaagatcagcAAGGacctgtctgcagagagaagcatcaacctgttccactgtctgaatgaactgaacgatcggtctctggtggaggaggtccaagaGTCCCTGAGGTCTGGACGTCTCTTCACAGatgaactgtctcctgctcagtggtcggttCTGGGCTTCATCCtactgtcatcagaagatctggaggtgtttgacctgaagaagttctcagcttcagaggaggttctacggaggctgctgccggtggtccaagcctccaagaaagttgt GTTGAGTGACTGTCACCTCTCAGggaacatctgtccacttctgtcctcagttctcagctctcagtcctccagtctgacagaactggacctgagtagcaaccacctgcaggattctggactggagcagctgtgtcctggactggagagtccacactgtcccctggagtctctcag gttgagtgactgtaacctctcagaggacatctgtccacttctgtcctcagttctcagctctcagtcctccagtctgacagaactggacctgagtaacaacgacctgcaggattcaggactgaagaagctgtgtcctggactggagagtccacactgtcacctggagtctctcag gctttcaggctgtctgatctcaaggaaaggctgtgcttctctggtctcagctctgaggtCCAAACcttcccacctgagagagctggacctgagctacaaccatccaggaaagtcagcagggaagcttctgtctggactggaggatccccgctggaggctggacactctcag GGTGGAGCCTTCTGGACAACGATttctgacaccaggtctgaggaagt attcctgtcaactcaccgtcgacacaaacacagtccacaaacgcatcaaactgtctgacaacaacaggaagatgatgtgtgtggaggaggatcagtcatatcctggTCATTCAGACAGGTTTAATTACTAtcctcagctgctgtgtagagaagttctgacgggtcgctgttactgggaggtccagtggagcggaggagtttctgtatcagtgagttacagaagaatcagcaggaaagaAATGAATAGTAACAGTAGGTTTGGAGGGAACaaacattcctggagtctgaacTGTTCTG
- the LOC133448235 gene encoding NACHT, LRR and PYD domains-containing protein 5-like isoform X2 gives MDQCEDGEEGVPPSKTSLCGEHESRSKAQRNQPGPGPGPGPGPGPGPGPGPEPGPGPGPGPSCVYSKSDHSRGWLIEFKRDEKKRSALKRVHQKGNSLEHEPSCLSLKSDNSNDRLFNFKGDLHSSSERVDQQISESHSGPSIQQHQTQLDSIFQLLEDNIVLFVKNELKKIQKGLSPDYPESQEHVMQGEDEEQRRRCSDAFLKITVNFLRRMKQEELAKRLQRSSFAAVCKKRLKSKLKKKSQCVFEGIIKAGNPTLLKQIYTELYITEGGTGVVNDEHEVRQIEAASRKPDRAENTIRQEDIFKLPPGRDEPIRTVMTKGVAGIGKTVLTQKFTLDWAEGRTNQDIQFLLPFTFRELNVLKERKFSLVQLVHHFFTETREMCSFEEFQVVFIFDGLDESRLPLDFHNNEVLTDVTESTSVDVLLTNLIRGNLLPSARLWITTRPAAANQIPPECVSMVTEVRGFTDPQKEEYFRKRFREEKSTKILSHIKTSQSLHIMCHIPVFCWITATVLENVLENVLETREGGELPKTLTEMYIHFLVVQAKLKKVKYDGGAETDPHWSPESRKMIKSLGKLAFEQLQKGNLIFYEPDLRECGIDVREASVYSGVFTQIFREESSLYQDQVFCFIHLSVQEFLAALHVHQTFIKSGVNLLEEQRNTSKWFKKRAETDLYQTAMDKALQSPNGHLDLFVRFLLGLKLETNQNLLQGLLEPKQRRSQNNQETVEFIKKKISKDLSAERSINLFHCLNELNDRSLVEEVQESLRSGRLFTDELSPAQWSVLGFILLSSEDLEVFDLKKFSASEEVLRRLLPVVQASKKVVLSDCHLSGNICPLLSSVLSSQSSSLTELDLSSNHLQDSGLEQLCPGLESPHCPLESLRLSDCNLSEDICPLLSSVLSSQSSSLTELDLSNNDLQDSGLKKLCPGLESPHCHLESLRLSGCLISRKGCASLVSALRSKPSHLRELDLSYNHPGKSAGKLLSGLEDPRWRLDTLRVEPSGQRFLTPGLRKYSCQLTVDTNTVHKRIKLSDNNRKMMCVEEDQSYPGHSDRFNYYPQLLCREVLTGRCYWEVQWSGGVSVSSLTD, from the exons atggaccagtgtgaggacggagaggagggagtccctccctctaaaacctctctgtgtggggaacatgagagtcggagcaaagctcagag gaatcaacctggacctggacctggacctggacctggacctggacctggacctggacctggacctgaacccggacctggacctggacctggacccagctGTGTGTATTCAAAGAGCGACCATTCAAGGGGCTGGttaattgaatttaaaagagatgaaaagaaaCGTTCTGCTCTAAAGAG GGTTCATCAGAAAGGAAACTCTCTTGAACATgaacccagctgtttgtccttgaagagtgaCAACTCAAATGATAGATTATTTAACTTTAAAGGAGATCTACATtcttcttcagagag agtggaccagcagatctcagagtcTCACAGTGGTCCGTCtatccagcagcatcagacacagctggactccatctttcag ctgctggaggacaacattgtcctgtttgtgaagaacgagctgaagaagatccagaagggtttgagtccagattacccagaatcccaaGAGCATGTGATGCagggtgaggatgaagagcagaggaggaggTGCAGTGACGCATTTTTGAAGATCACAGTAAACTTCCTGaggagaatgaagcaggaggagctggctaAGCGTCTCCAGAGAA gttcttttgctgcagtttgtaaaaagcggttgaagtctaagctgaagaagaagtcccagtgtgtgtttgaggggattattaaagcaggaaacccaacccttctgaagcagatctacacagagctctacatcacagagggagggactggagtggtcaacgatgaacatgaagtcagacagattgaagcagcttccaggaaaccagacagagcagaaaacaccatcagacaggaagacatctttaaactcccacctggaagagatgaaccaatcagaacagtgatgacgaagggagtggccggcatcgggaaaacagtcctaacacagaagttcactctggactgggctgaaggcaggaccaaccaggacatccagttcctgcttccattcaccttcagagagctgaatgtgctgaaagagagaaagttcagcttggtgcaacttgttcatcacttcttcactgaaaccagagaaatgtgcagctttgaagaattccaggtcgtgttcatctttgacggtctggatgagagtcgacttcctctggacttccacaacaatgaggtcctgactgatgttacagagtccacctcagtggatgtgctgctgacaaacctcatcagggggaacctgcttccttctgctcgtctctggatcaccacacgacccgcagcagccaatcagatccctcctgagtgtgtttccatggtgacggaggtcagagggttcactgacccacagaaggaggaatatttcaggaagaggttcagagaagagaAGTCCACCAAAATcctctcccacatcaagacatcacagagtctccacatcatgtgccacatcccagtcttctgctggatcactgctacggtcctggagaatgtcctggagaacgtcctggagaccagagagggaggggagctgcccaagaccctgactgagatgtacatccacttcctggtggtccaggccaaactgaagaaggtcaagtatgatggaggagctgagacggatccacactggagtccagagagcaggaagatgatcaaatctctgggaaaactggcttttgagcagctgcagaaaggaaacctgatattctatgaaccagacctgagagagtgtggcatcgatgtcagagaggcttcagtgtactcaggagtgttcacccagatctttagagaggagagcagcctgtaccaggaccaggtcttctgcttcatccatctgagtgtccaggagtttctggctgctcttcatgtccatcaaaccttcatcaagtctggagtcaacctgctggaggaacaaagaaacACCTCCAAGTGGTTTAAAAAAAGGGCAGAGACTGACCTCTATCAGACAGCTatggacaaggccttacagagtccaaacggacacctggacttgttcgtccgcttcctcctgggtctcaaactggagaccaatcagaacctcctGCAAGGTCTgctggaaccaaaacaaagaagatcacagaacaatcaggaaacagttgaattcatcaagaagaagatcagcAAGGacctgtctgcagagagaagcatcaacctgttccactgtctgaatgaactgaacgatcggtctctggtggaggaggtccaagaGTCCCTGAGGTCTGGACGTCTCTTCACAGatgaactgtctcctgctcagtggtcggttCTGGGCTTCATCCtactgtcatcagaagatctggaggtgtttgacctgaagaagttctcagcttcagaggaggttctacggaggctgctgccggtggtccaagcctccaagaaagttgt GTTGAGTGACTGTCACCTCTCAGggaacatctgtccacttctgtcctcagttctcagctctcagtcctccagtctgacagaactggacctgagtagcaaccacctgcaggattctggactggagcagctgtgtcctggactggagagtccacactgtcccctggagtctctcag gttgagtgactgtaacctctcagaggacatctgtccacttctgtcctcagttctcagctctcagtcctccagtctgacagaactggacctgagtaacaacgacctgcaggattcaggactgaagaagctgtgtcctggactggagagtccacactgtcacctggagtctctcag gctttcaggctgtctgatctcaaggaaaggctgtgcttctctggtctcagctctgaggtCCAAACcttcccacctgagagagctggacctgagctacaaccatccaggaaagtcagcagggaagcttctgtctggactggaggatccccgctggaggctggacactctcag GGTGGAGCCTTCTGGACAACGATttctgacaccaggtctgaggaagt attcctgtcaactcaccgtcgacacaaacacagtccacaaacgcatcaaactgtctgacaacaacaggaagatgatgtgtgtggaggaggatcagtcatatcctggTCATTCAGACAGGTTTAATTACTAtcctcagctgctgtgtagagaagttctgacgggtcgctgttactgggaggtccagtggagcggaggagtttctgtatca
- the LOC133448234 gene encoding E3 ubiquitin-protein ligase TRIM35-like, with translation MASSSEDDLSCPVCQDIFKDPVVLSCSHSFCRACIQSWWEEKETRPCPCCQRRSSRTDPPRNLALKNLCEAFLRDGERRAAAGSEHMCSLHGEKLKIFCLDHQELVCLVCRDSETHSNHSFRPIDEAAQDLRRRLQRGLKPLRRKLTLFQQVTGDSISTAEHIQVQAEKTEKEIRQQFLKLHQFLEEEKKARVKALKEEKEQKSRLVKEKVEALTRDMDALSDTIRATETELRAGDVLLLLSHKVATRRVRQGPVLPDPEPISGALIDVAKHLGNLTFNIWKEMKDRVNYSPMILDPNTADPDLVVSDDLMSVTFVGSRDLPSNPERTRFPGTVRGSEVVKSGIHRWGVDVGDNADWELGMLEADGGDTAEPRRWRISLKDGRYKALAGSGSEKDLQVGEHGGIVVNLNFDEGKLLFIDLDTNTVFHTFTHTFTGEMFPYVYTRSSLPLRILTLKASVTTPS, from the coding sequence ATGGCCTCCAGCTCGGAGGACGACCTCTCGTGTCCCGTTTGTCAGGACATTTTCAAAGACCCGGTCGTCCTGTCGTGCAGCCACAGCTTCTGCCGGGCCTGCATCCAGTCGTGGTGGGAGGAGAAGGAAACACGACCGTGTCCGTGCTGCCAGAGGAGGTCATCGAGGACCGACCCTCCTCGCAACCTGGCGTTGAAGAACCTGTGCGAGGCCTTTCTGCGGGACGGGGAGCGGCGAGCGGCAGCAGGGTCCGAGCACATGTGCAGCCTGCATGGTGAGAAGCTCAAGATCTTCTGTCTGGACCACCAGGAGTTGGTCTGCTTGGTCTGCCGGGACTCTGAGACTCACAGCAACCACAGCTTCAGACCCATCGACGAGGCGGCCCAGGATCTCCGCCGGCGGCTGCAGAGAGGCCTGAAACCCCTCCGGAGGAAGCTGACGCTCTTCCAGCAGGTGACGGGGGACAGCATCTCCACGGCAGAACACATCCAAGTCCAGGCTGAGAAGACTGAGAAGGAGATCCGGCAGCAGTTTCTGAAGCTTCACCAGTTCctggaagaggaaaagaaggcgAGGGTGAAGGCgctgaaggaggagaaggagcagAAGAGTCGGCTGGTGAAGGAGAAGGTGGAGGCTCTGACTCGGGACATGGACGCTCTTTCAGACACGATCAGAgcgacggagacggagctgagaGCCGGAGACGTCTTGCTGCTGCTCAGCCACAAGGTGGCGACCCGGAGGGTCAGGCAGGGCCCAGTTCTGCCAGACCCGGAGCCGATTTCAGGGGCTTTGATAGATGTGGCCAAACATCTGGGAAACCTGACCTTCAACATCTGGAAGGAGATGAAGGACAGGGTGAACTACAGTCCTATGATCCTGGATCCAAACACCGCCGACCCAGATCTCGTTGTGTCTGATGACCTGATGAGTGTCACATTCGTGGGGTCGCGAGATCTGCCGAGCAACCCGGAGAGGACCCGATTCCCCGGCACCGTCCGGGGCTCCGAGGTGGTGAAGTCAGGGATTCACAGGTGGGGCGTGGATGTTGGAGACAACGCTGACTGGGAGCTGGGAATGCTGGAAGCCGATGGTGGCGACACAGCGGAGCCGCGGCGGTGGAGGATTTCACTCAAGGACGGTAGATACAAGGCGTTGGCTGGATCGGGCTCGGAGAAAGACCTGCAGGTCGGGGAGCACGGGGGGATCGTGGTTAATCTGAACTTCGATGAGGGGAAGCTGTTGTTCATAGATCTTGACACGAACACAGTCTTCCACACCTTCACGCACACGTTCACGGGCGAGATGTTTCCTTACGTGTACACCCGGAGCTCATTGCCACTGAGGATCCTGACACTCAAGGCTTCCGTGACGACACCGAGTTAG